In Zingiber officinale cultivar Zhangliang chromosome 1A, Zo_v1.1, whole genome shotgun sequence, a genomic segment contains:
- the LOC122038577 gene encoding BTB/POZ and MATH domain-containing protein 3-like isoform X1, translating to MEEEKKVGHGEQNGLNVSRSKSICETVNGSHEYTIKGFSLAKGMGPGKYLSSDTFQVGGFQWAIYFFPDGKNPEDNSLYVSVFIALASEGTDVRALFELTMLDQSGKGNHKVHSHFERALEGGPYTLKYRGSMWGYKRFYRRTALETSDYLRDDCLVMHCTVGVVRNRIETPTQFSINVPSSDLGQCLKELLKSGIGSDIVFQVGDETFQAHKKILAARSPVFNAQFFGLIGNPDVDKIVVDEVEPPVFKAMLSFIYSDELPDVHELTGSVSMSTFTIIIQHLLAAADRYGLERLRLLCEVKLCDGITADTVATTLALAEQHQCVQLKNVCLKFIAVRENLGAVMQTEGFNYLEATCPSVLAELLETVADDDSGSACRKRSASSNQGLNYLDSVDVSGKRSRRM from the exons atggaggaggagaagaaggtcggTCATGGAGAGCAGAACGGGCTCAATGTATCCCGCTCCAAATCGATCTGCGAGACCGTGAACGGCTCGCACGAGTACACCATCAAGGGGTTCTCGCTGGCCAAGGGGATGGGACCGGGGAAGTACTTGTCTAGCGATACCTTTCAGGTGGGGGGTTTCCAGTGGGCTATTTACTTCTTCCCCGACGGGAAGAACCCCGAGGATAACTCCCTCTACGTGTCGGTCTTCATCGCCCTCGCCAGCGAAGGTACCGACGTCCGGGCACTCTTCGAGCTCACCATGCTCGACCAGAGCGGAAAGGGAAACCACAAGGTGCACAGTCATTTTGAGCGGGCGCTGGAGGGTGGGCCGTACACGCTCAAGTATAGGGGGAGTATGTG GGGATATAAGAGATTTTACAGAAGAACAGCTTTAGAAACATCAGACTATCTGAGGGATGATTGTTTGGTCATGCATTGCACAGTGGGTGTTGTTAGAAATCGTATTGAAACACCAACTCAGTTTTCCATCAATGTACCATCATCAGACTTAGGTCAATGCCTAAAGGAGTTACTAAAATCTGGCATTGGCTCTGACATAGTTTTCCAGGTTGGGGATGAAACATTTCAAGCACACAAGAAAATTCTTGCTGCTCGTTCTCCAGTATTTAATGCTCAATTCTTTGGTCTTATTGGGAATCCTGACGTGGATAAAATAGTTGTAGATGAGGTGGAACCTCCTGTGTTCAAG GCCATGCTTAGTTTTATATATTCTGATGAACTTCCTGATGTTCATGAATTAACTGGTTCAGTTTCTATGTCGACATTCACAATAATCATACAACATTTATTGGCTGCCGCTGATAGATATGGTCTAGAGAGGCTGAGGTTGTTATGTGAAGTGAAATTGTGTGATGGGATCACTGCAGATACAGTAGCAACAACCTTGGCTCTTGCAGAACAACACCAATGTGTTCAACTGAAAAATGTGTGTCTCAAATTTATTGCTGTCCGAGAGAACTTGGGAG CTGTGATGCAGACTGAAGGATTCAACTACTTGGAGGCCACATGCCCATCTGTGCTCGCGGAGCTCTTGGAAACGGTCGCGGATGATGACTCTGGTTCAGCCTGCCGAAAGAGGAGTGCTAGCAGCAACCAAGGGCTCAATTACCTGGACAGTGTTGATGTGAGCGGGAAACGATCCAGACGGATGTAG
- the LOC122038577 gene encoding BTB/POZ and MATH domain-containing protein 3-like isoform X3 — protein MEEEKKVGHGEQNGLNVSRSKSICETVNGSHEYTIKGFSLAKGMGPGKYLSSDTFQVGGFQWAIYFFPDGKNPEDNSLYVSVFIALASEGTDVRALFELTMLDQSGKGNHKVHSHFERALEGGPYTLKYRGSMWGYKRFYRRTALETSDYLRDDCLVMHCTVGVVRNRIETPTQFSINVPSSDLGQCLKELLKSGIGSDIVFQVGDETFQAHKKILAARSPVFNAQFFGLIGNPDVDKIVVDEVEPPVFKAMLSFIYSDELPDVHELTGSVSMSTFTIIIQHLLAAADRYGLERLRLLCEVKLCDGITADTVATTLALAEQHQCVQLKNVCLKFIAVRENLGD, from the exons atggaggaggagaagaaggtcggTCATGGAGAGCAGAACGGGCTCAATGTATCCCGCTCCAAATCGATCTGCGAGACCGTGAACGGCTCGCACGAGTACACCATCAAGGGGTTCTCGCTGGCCAAGGGGATGGGACCGGGGAAGTACTTGTCTAGCGATACCTTTCAGGTGGGGGGTTTCCAGTGGGCTATTTACTTCTTCCCCGACGGGAAGAACCCCGAGGATAACTCCCTCTACGTGTCGGTCTTCATCGCCCTCGCCAGCGAAGGTACCGACGTCCGGGCACTCTTCGAGCTCACCATGCTCGACCAGAGCGGAAAGGGAAACCACAAGGTGCACAGTCATTTTGAGCGGGCGCTGGAGGGTGGGCCGTACACGCTCAAGTATAGGGGGAGTATGTG GGGATATAAGAGATTTTACAGAAGAACAGCTTTAGAAACATCAGACTATCTGAGGGATGATTGTTTGGTCATGCATTGCACAGTGGGTGTTGTTAGAAATCGTATTGAAACACCAACTCAGTTTTCCATCAATGTACCATCATCAGACTTAGGTCAATGCCTAAAGGAGTTACTAAAATCTGGCATTGGCTCTGACATAGTTTTCCAGGTTGGGGATGAAACATTTCAAGCACACAAGAAAATTCTTGCTGCTCGTTCTCCAGTATTTAATGCTCAATTCTTTGGTCTTATTGGGAATCCTGACGTGGATAAAATAGTTGTAGATGAGGTGGAACCTCCTGTGTTCAAG GCCATGCTTAGTTTTATATATTCTGATGAACTTCCTGATGTTCATGAATTAACTGGTTCAGTTTCTATGTCGACATTCACAATAATCATACAACATTTATTGGCTGCCGCTGATAGATATGGTCTAGAGAGGCTGAGGTTGTTATGTGAAGTGAAATTGTGTGATGGGATCACTGCAGATACAGTAGCAACAACCTTGGCTCTTGCAGAACAACACCAATGTGTTCAACTGAAAAATGTGTGTCTCAAATTTATTGCTGTCCGAGAGAACTTGGGAG ACTGA
- the LOC122038577 gene encoding BTB/POZ and MATH domain-containing protein 3-like isoform X2 encodes MEEEKKVGHGEQNGLNVSRSKSICETVNGSHEYTIKGFSLAKGMGPGKYLSSDTFQVGGFQWAIYFFPDGKNPEDNSLYVSVFIALASEGTDVRALFELTMLDQSGKGNHKVHSHFERALEGGPYTLKYRGSMWGYKRFYRRTALETSDYLRDDCLVMHCTVGVVRNRIETPTQFSINVPSSDLGQCLKELLKSGIGSDIVFQVGDETFQAHKKILAARSPVFNAQFFGLIGNPDVDKIVVDEVEPPVFKAMLSFIYSDELPDVHELTGSVSMSTFTIIIQHLLAAADRYGLERLRLLCEVKLCDGITADTVATTLALAEQHQCVQLKNVCLKFIAVRENLGVNFQV; translated from the exons atggaggaggagaagaaggtcggTCATGGAGAGCAGAACGGGCTCAATGTATCCCGCTCCAAATCGATCTGCGAGACCGTGAACGGCTCGCACGAGTACACCATCAAGGGGTTCTCGCTGGCCAAGGGGATGGGACCGGGGAAGTACTTGTCTAGCGATACCTTTCAGGTGGGGGGTTTCCAGTGGGCTATTTACTTCTTCCCCGACGGGAAGAACCCCGAGGATAACTCCCTCTACGTGTCGGTCTTCATCGCCCTCGCCAGCGAAGGTACCGACGTCCGGGCACTCTTCGAGCTCACCATGCTCGACCAGAGCGGAAAGGGAAACCACAAGGTGCACAGTCATTTTGAGCGGGCGCTGGAGGGTGGGCCGTACACGCTCAAGTATAGGGGGAGTATGTG GGGATATAAGAGATTTTACAGAAGAACAGCTTTAGAAACATCAGACTATCTGAGGGATGATTGTTTGGTCATGCATTGCACAGTGGGTGTTGTTAGAAATCGTATTGAAACACCAACTCAGTTTTCCATCAATGTACCATCATCAGACTTAGGTCAATGCCTAAAGGAGTTACTAAAATCTGGCATTGGCTCTGACATAGTTTTCCAGGTTGGGGATGAAACATTTCAAGCACACAAGAAAATTCTTGCTGCTCGTTCTCCAGTATTTAATGCTCAATTCTTTGGTCTTATTGGGAATCCTGACGTGGATAAAATAGTTGTAGATGAGGTGGAACCTCCTGTGTTCAAG GCCATGCTTAGTTTTATATATTCTGATGAACTTCCTGATGTTCATGAATTAACTGGTTCAGTTTCTATGTCGACATTCACAATAATCATACAACATTTATTGGCTGCCGCTGATAGATATGGTCTAGAGAGGCTGAGGTTGTTATGTGAAGTGAAATTGTGTGATGGGATCACTGCAGATACAGTAGCAACAACCTTGGCTCTTGCAGAACAACACCAATGTGTTCAACTGAAAAATGTGTGTCTCAAATTTATTGCTGTCCGAGAGAACTTGGGAG TCAATTTTCAGGTTTAA